In Streptomyces sp. NBC_00878, a single window of DNA contains:
- a CDS encoding aldehyde dehydrogenase gives MTTFKAQPAPLEPFLVDGRWIAPGDRRTFPVVDPASETVLSRVAQATPRDVDDAVAAAARAHEDGRWRGLPVAERSRVLHRIAELIEEHAEELAVLETRDNGKPVERSRADTAMSARTFRHFAGAPARLTGTVVPLDPGHHVYTVPEPVGVAALILPWNFPIMTGCFKLAPALAAGCTVVVKPAEQTPLTMLRVAALCEEAGLPAGVLNVLTGDGEVGAALTAHPGVAKVSFTGSTEVGRLVMGAAAPTVKRLTLELGGKSPNIVFADADLDAAVITAMRAAFGHSGQMCTAGSRLLVQRSVLAEMEERLAAAVRKVPVGNGLDGGITVGPLVSEEQRAKVLSYVEAGVAEGAKLVTGGQVPDRPGYFVEPALFTDVTNSMRIAREEIFGPVVGVIPFEDDDEAVAIGNDTSYGLAAGVWTRDLSRAHRMAARLRAGTVWINTYNIFDPALPFGGLGDSGLGRDLGDDALYSYCERKAVVVAL, from the coding sequence ATGACCACGTTCAAGGCCCAACCCGCGCCGCTGGAACCCTTCCTCGTCGACGGCCGGTGGATCGCTCCCGGCGACCGCCGGACGTTCCCCGTCGTCGATCCCGCCTCGGAAACCGTCCTGAGCCGGGTCGCACAGGCCACGCCGCGGGATGTCGACGACGCCGTGGCCGCGGCCGCCCGGGCGCACGAGGACGGCCGTTGGCGCGGTCTGCCGGTCGCTGAGCGGAGCCGGGTGCTGCACCGGATCGCCGAACTGATCGAGGAGCACGCCGAGGAACTGGCGGTGCTGGAAACCCGCGACAACGGCAAACCCGTCGAACGCTCGCGCGCCGACACCGCGATGAGCGCCAGGACGTTCCGTCACTTCGCGGGCGCCCCCGCCCGGCTGACCGGCACGGTCGTGCCCCTGGACCCGGGACACCACGTCTACACGGTGCCCGAGCCCGTCGGGGTGGCCGCGCTGATCCTGCCGTGGAACTTCCCCATCATGACCGGCTGCTTCAAGCTGGCCCCCGCACTCGCCGCGGGCTGCACCGTCGTGGTCAAGCCCGCCGAACAGACCCCGCTGACCATGCTGCGCGTCGCCGCCCTGTGCGAAGAGGCGGGCCTGCCGGCAGGCGTGCTGAACGTACTCACCGGCGACGGCGAGGTGGGTGCCGCGCTCACCGCGCACCCGGGTGTGGCCAAGGTGTCCTTCACCGGCTCCACCGAGGTCGGCCGGCTGGTGATGGGCGCCGCCGCCCCCACCGTCAAGCGCCTCACCCTGGAACTCGGCGGCAAGAGCCCCAACATCGTCTTCGCCGACGCCGACCTGGACGCCGCCGTCATCACCGCCATGCGGGCCGCCTTCGGCCACTCCGGGCAGATGTGCACGGCCGGCAGCAGACTGCTGGTCCAGCGCTCCGTCCTGGCGGAGATGGAGGAGCGCCTGGCCGCCGCGGTGCGCAAGGTCCCCGTCGGCAACGGCCTGGACGGCGGGATCACCGTCGGTCCGCTGGTCTCGGAGGAACAGCGGGCCAAGGTCCTGTCGTACGTCGAGGCCGGTGTCGCCGAGGGTGCGAAACTGGTGACCGGTGGCCAAGTACCGGACCGGCCGGGCTACTTCGTCGAACCGGCGCTGTTCACGGACGTCACCAACAGCATGCGGATCGCCCGCGAGGAGATCTTCGGCCCCGTGGTGGGAGTGATCCCCTTCGAGGACGACGACGAAGCCGTCGCCATCGGCAACGACACCTCCTACGGGCTCGCCGCCGGAGTCTGGACCAGGGACCTCTCCCGCGCCCACCGCATGGCCGCGCGGCTGCGCGCCGGAACGGTGTGGATCAACACCTACAACATCTTCGACCCGGCACTGCCCTTCGGTGGACTCGGCGACTCGGGCCTGGGCCGGGACCTGGGCGACGACGCCCTGTACTCCTACTGCGAGCGCAAGGCGGTGGTCGTCGCCCTATGA